A window of Castanea sativa cultivar Marrone di Chiusa Pesio chromosome 1, ASM4071231v1 contains these coding sequences:
- the LOC142626697 gene encoding B3 domain-containing protein At1g49475-like → MLWRFFLQRIPKKFTLKYGVHLSDTAFLTIPNGTKWKVKLTKRDGEVWFQNGWCEFASCHALTLGHLLVFKYEGNSQFYVLIFDATTTEIDYPLDDQLQVHRMEDNESDDNSLEIMDGFMPSRKTREKPPLPCPLPHKRAKSNPGSSHLQAGDTHFKPELTKSKGSMLEKSKMNAGVSFTRQESKGSAHGVGGN, encoded by the exons ATGTTATGGAGATTCTTTTTACAACGGATTCCAAAAAAGTTTACATTAAAATACGGAGTTCATCTGTCAGATACGGCCTTTCTTACGATTCCAAATGGTACAAAATGGAAAGTCAAGTTGACAAAACGTGATGGGGAGGTTTGGTTTCAAAATGGTTGGTGCGAATTTGCAAGCTGTCATGCTCTAACCCTAGGGCACTTGCTAGTTTTCAAATATGAAGGAAATTCACAGTTTTATGTACTCATATTTGATGCCACTACAACAGAAATAGACTATCCTTTAGATGACCAACTCCAAGTTCATAGGATGGAAGACAATGAGAGTGATGATAACTCTCTTGAAATCATGGATGGCTTTATGCCAAGCCGAAAAACAAGGGAGAAACCACCATTACCATGCCCTCTACCTCATAAGAGGGCAAAATCCAATCCAGGAAGTTCTCATTTACAAGCAGGGGATACACATTTCAAACCTGAACTCACCAAATCTAAAGGGTCAATGTTAGAGAAGTCAAAAATGAATGCAGGGGTATCTTTTACTAGGCAAGAATCTAAAG gATCAGCTCATGGGGTTGGAGGAAATTAA
- the LOC142626705 gene encoding uncharacterized protein LOC142626705, with protein MSVQQHLYTVETQSSLLSTGGGAHTHKVSLMDMTSTCGKWEANKIPCSHLIAICAKHNHNATEYMDCFYRMEERYHNYELIFQPLKDRLEWPKPEERRTVMLNPRLIREKGRPKSTRIRNEMDDQDRELPTSLWIENGPKSKCGLCRQEGHNRHRCLTQDVASISRGAT; from the coding sequence ATGAGCGTGCAACAACACTTATATACAGTGGAGACACAGTCTTCACTGTTAAGCACTGGCGGGGGAGCTCACACCCATAAGGTTTCCCTCATGGACATGACAAGCACGTGTGGGAAATGGGAAGCAAACAAGATCCCATGTTCACACTTGATAGCAATTTGTGCCAAGCACAACCACAATGCCACAGAGTATATGGATTGTTTTTACCGCATGGAAGAACGGTATCACAACTACGAGCTGATATTCCAACCACTGAAAGATAGGTTGGAATGGCCGAAGCCAGAAGAAAGGAGAACCGTGATGCTAAACCCGCGGTTGATCCGAGAGAAAGGTCGGCCAAAGTCCACGAGAATTCGCAATGAGATGGATGACCAAGACAGGGAGTTACCAACCTCATTGTGGATTGAGAATGGACCAAAGTCGAAGTGTGGGTTGTGCCGTCAAGAGGGTCATAACCGTCATAGATGTCTGACTCAAGATGTGGCATCAATAAGCCGTGGTGCTACATAG